In Streptomyces sp. NBC_00344, the genomic window GACCCCAACGCGGACGCCGCCCCCGACGCCAATGCCGCCCCCGACGCGAACGCCGATCCCAACGGTGACGCCGATCCCAATGGCAACGCCGATCCCAACGCCGACGCCAACGTCCCTCAGTAGGAGGAGCTGATCCGCATGCGTCTCAACCGGATGCTGCTCTCGGCCACGTTGGTGGTGGTCGCCCTGATGATTCAGGTGAGCGTGCTCGCCCGACTTCAACTACCCGGCGCTGTGCCGGACTTGGTGCTGCTCACGGTAGTGGCCCTGGCGCTGGTGTACGGGCACGTGGGCGGTGCCCTGGTGGGCTTCGGCGCCGGTCTGCTTGCGGACCTGGCCCCGCCCGCCGACCACGCCGCCGGGCGGTACGCGCTGGTGCTCTGCGTGGTCGGCTACGCCGCGGGGCTCGCCAAGCCCGAGAGCGGCCGTATCAGGTCGGCCACCGGCCCGATGGCCGTCGTCGTCGCAGCGGCGATCGGCTCCACCCTGCTGTACGCCGGGGTGGGCGCGCTGGTCGGGGACACGGCGGCCCGCCATGTGGGCATCGCCGGCCTGCTGTTCAGCGCCGCGGTGTACGACCTGCTGCTGGCGCCGTTCACCGTTCCGTTCATCATGGCGCTGGCCAGACGCGCCGAGAACGATCCGCTCGCCGATTCCCAGGGCACCGGTGCGGGGGGCGATGTCGCGACCGGCTGGCTGGCCACGGGCACCGGCCTGCGGATCGGGAACCAGCGCGGTGTGCTGCGGATGAGGGCGGCCAGGTCACGGGCGGCCAGGGCAGGACGCATCAAGGGGGTCAAGCGGCTGTGAGGCTGCATCCCCGGACAACCAGTGGGGGCCCCCGGTGAGGCCGCGCCTCCCGGGGGACGCCCCCCGCACACCCAGCCGGACCATCAGTAGCGGGAGCTCCGCGTGAGCAACATCCCCGAGACCGGACGCACCTCACGGGTTCGGATCCGTCTCGTCGTCATCCAGATCCTCGTCTTCTCCCTCCTCCTCACCCTCGGTGGCCGGCTCTGGTACCTCCAGATCCGCAACGGTGACGAGTACACCGCCGAAGCCAAGAACAACCATGTCCAGCAGGTCGTCCAGCCCGCGGTGCGCGGTTCCATCCTCGATTCCCGCGGCACACCGCTGGCCGACAACGAGACGAGGCTCGTCGTCTCCGCCAACCGCACCTCCCTGATGAAGATGAGCGACGACGGCAAAGCCGTCCTCACCCGTCTGGCCGGCGTTCTGGGCATGAAGCCCGCGGAGGTCATCGCCAAGGTCAGGCTCTGCGACGCGAAGACACCGAAGCCGTGCTGGAACGGATCGCCCTATCAGCCGATCCCCGTCACGGAGGACGCGACCACCCAGCAGGCGCTCCAGATCCGGGAGCGCACCGAGGACTTCCCCGGCATCACCGCGGAGCCCACGGCCGTACGCACGTACCCCGGTACCGGCGGCCTCAACGCCGCGCAGGTGCTGGGCTACCTCGGCCCGGTCACCGACGACGAGGTGGCCAAGTCGGGCAAGACGGACAACCCGCTGCTCCGCTCCGACCAGGTCGGACGAGCCGGCCTCGAGTCCACCTACGACCAGCAGCTGCGCGGCAAGTCCGGGGTCACCCGCTACGAGGTGGACAACCTGGGACGGGTGATCGGCAAGGCCGGGCAGACCCCGTCGCAGCCCGGCAGTAGTCTCATCACCAGCATCGACTCGCGGGTCCAGGCGATCACCGAGAAAGAACTGGCGACGGCCATGAAGAACCTCCGCAAGACCTGGGACTCGGTGACCCACAGCAACTACAAGGCCGACTCGGGCGCGGCAGTGGTGATGAACGTGCACACCGGGCAGATCATCGCGATGGCCAGCGCCCCGACCTACGACCCCAACGTCTGGGGCGGCGGCATCTCGGCCAAGAACTACGACAAACTCACCAAGGCCTCGTCCAACTACCCGCTGCTGAACAGGGCCATCCAGGGCCAGTCGGCGCCGGGATCGACCTTCAAGGTCATCTCCACCAGCGCCGCCATCAACGCCGGATACACCCCGGACGGCGGCTACCCCTGCACCTCGTCGATGACCATCGGCAACCGCGAGTTCAAGAACTTCGAGGGCGAGAACTTCGGCCCCATCAGCCTGGGCAAGGCACTCGAGGTCTCCTGCGACACGGTCTTCTACCACCTGGCCTACGACCAGTGGAAGAAGGACGGCGGCAACAACCCCAAGCACCCCAAGGACTGGTTCTTCAAGACGGCCCACGAGTTCGGGCTCGGCAAGAAGACCGGGATCGACCTGCCCAACGAGCTGGCCGGCCGGGTCCCGGACCGGGCCTGGAAGCAGGCCTACTGGGAGGCCAACAAGGACTTCTGGTGCAAGCAGGGCAAGAAGGACGGCAGCTACGTCCAGCAGATCGAGTACGAGAACTGCACCGACGGCAACCATCTCCGCGCGGGTGACTCCGTCAACTACGCGATCGGCCAGGGCGACACCCTCCTCACGCCGATACAGGAGGCGACGATCTACTCCGCCATCGCCAACGGCGGCACGATGTACAAGCCCAGCGTGGGCAAGGCGGTCGTGAGCGCCGACGGCAAGAGCGTCCAGCCGCTCAAGCCCCGGGTCGCGGGCAAGCTGCCCGACAGCAAGCAGACCGTCTCGTACATCAACAAGGCGCTGGAAGGCGTGGTCACCAGCGGTACCGCGGCCTGGCAGTTCGGCGGCTGGCCGCAGGACAAGATCACGCTGCACGCCAAGACCGGCACCGCCGAGGTCGCCGGCAAGCAGACCACGTCCTGGCTGTCCACGTACACCAAGGACTACGCCATCGTGATGACGATCTCCCAGGGCGGTACCGGATCCGGCGGCTCGGGTCCCGCGGTCCGCAAGATCTACGAGGCGATGTACGGCCTCGACAGCAAGGGCAAGCAGAACCTCAAGAAGGCGATCATGCCGAAGCCGCAGACGGCTCTGCCGAAGATCAACAAGGACGGTGCGATCGTCTCGCCGAAGATCGCCCCGGCCGGCCCGAACCCGCGGAAGGTGCCGGCGAACAGCAGCCGGCAACTCGCGGGCGCGCTGGGCAGGAGGGACTAGGACATGGGCGGTTTCTCCGTAGCCCGGTACGCCCCCGACCGGGGCGCCTGGTCCAAGCTGACCGCACGCGACTCCCTGGTGCGCCGGCTCGACTGGCCGCTGCTCATGGCGTCCCTCGCGCTGTCCTTCATCGGTTCGCTGCTGGTCTACTCCGCCACTCGCGGCCGTGACTCGCTCACGCATGGCGACCCGTACTACTTCCTGCTGCGCCATGCCATGAACACCGGCATCGGCCTCGCGCTGATGATCGGCACCATCTGGCTCGGCCACCGGACCCTGCGCGGCGCGGTCCCGGTGCTCTACGGGATCTCCGTGGTGCTGGTGCTCGCCGTCCTGTCCCCGCTCGGCCAGACCGTGAACGGCGCACACGCCTGGATCGTCATCGGCGGCGGGTTCTCCCTGCAGCCCTCCGAGTTCACCAAGATCACGATCATTCTGGGGATGGCGATGATCCTCGCCTCCCGGGTGGACGCGGGGGACCAGGACCACCCCGATCACCGCACGGTGGCCAAGTCGCTCGGGGTGGCGGCCATCCCGATACTGATCATCATGCTGATGCCGGACCTCGGCTCGGTCATGGTGATCGCGATGATCGTCCTCGGCGTGCTGCTCGCGTCCGGCGCCTCCAACCGCTGGGTGCTGGGGCTTCTCGGCACCGGTGTGGTCGGCGCCGTCGGTGTCTGGAAGGCCGGTCTGCTCGACGAGTACCAGATCGCCCGGTTCGCGGCCTTCGCCAACCCGGCACTGGACCCGGCGGGTGTCGGATACAACACCAACCAGGCGCGGATCGCGATCGGTTCGGGCGGGCTGCACGGCACCGGCCTGTTCCACGGCTCGCAGACCACCGGGCAGTTCGTTCCCGAGCAGCAGACCGACTTCGTCTTCACCGTCGCGGGCGAGGAACTCGGCTTCCTGGGTGCCGGGCTGATCCTCGTACTCCTGGGTGTCGTGCTGTGGCGGGCCTGCCGGATCGCCCGCGAGACGACCGAGCTGTACGGCACCGTCGTAGCGGCCGGCATCATCGCCTGGTTCGCCTTCCAGGCCTTCGAGAACATCGGAATGACGCTCGGCATCATGCCGGTCGCCGGTCTGCCGCTGCCCTTCGTCTCCTACGGGGGATCGTCGATGTTCGCCGTCTGGGTCGCGATCGGGCTGCTCCAGTCGATCCGGGTGCAGCGGCCGATAACTGCCTGAGAGGTCTGCCGTCCGGACGCGATCGGCCCTAGATTCGTGACATGGCGGACACCAAGCGCGAGATCGAGCGGAAGTACGAAGCCACCGGCGAGCAGCGGCTGCCCGAGCTGACCCGCGTCCCCGGAGTCTCGGGCGTCATCGACAGAGGCGTGGCAGAACTCGACGCGGTCTACTACGACACGGCCGACCAGCGGCTCGCGGCCGGCGACGTGACACTGCGCCGCAGGACCGGCGGGGGCGACGCGGGATGGCATCTCAAGCTGCCGGTCGCCCCCGACGTCCGTGACGAGATCCGGGCGCCGCTGGCCGACACCGTCCCGGCGGAGCTGTCCGCACTGGTCCGCGCCCGGACCCGCGGCGCCGCGCTGGCGCCGGTGATGCGGCTGCGCTCCTCGCGCGACGTACGCCATCTGGTGGACGGCAAGGGTGCGCTGCTCGCAGAGCTGAGCGTGGACACCGTGCGGGCCGACCGGCTCGCGGGCGGCAGCGGCTCCGTGAGCTGGACGGAGATCGAGGTCGAACTGGCCGACGACGGGGATCCCGCGATCCTCGACGCGGTCGACAAGCGGCTGCGCAAGGCCGGGATCAACCCGTCCGCATCCGCGTCCAAACTCGCCAGGGCGCTGGCGGAGACGGCGACGGCCGGCCAGGAAGGACCGCGGCCGCAGGAGCCCGGGACCGCCACGGCGGGCGGCCAGGTGCTCGGATATCTGCGCGCCCAGGCCGAGGCGATCGTCGCCCACGACTCTGCGGTACGACGCGAACTGCCCGACTCCGTGCACCGGATGAGGGTCGCCACCCGGCGGCTGCGGAGCGCGTTCCGCAGCTACCGCAAACACCTCGACAGGACCGTCACCGCGCCCCTCGCCGACGAGCTCAAGTGGCTCGCCGCCGAACTGGGCGCCGACCGGGATCAGGAGGTCCTCGCCGAGCGGCTCACCGCCGGCATCGCGGCGGTCCCGGAAACGCTGCTGCTGGGCCCGGTCCGGGGCCGGCTGCGGCTCTGGGCCGTTGCCGGCCGTACGAGGACGCGGCGCGGGACGCTGGCCGTACTCGATTCCGCGCGTTACCTCGCGCTGCTCGAGTCCCTGGCCGCGCTCCTCGACGATCCTCCGCTGCGGCCGGCGGCCGCGCTCCCCGCCGGGCAGGCGCTGCCCCACGCGATCCTCAGGGACTACGACCGGCTCGCCGGGCGCGTGGAGTACGCACTCGGTCTGCCGCCGGGGCCGGAGCGGGACATCGCGATGCACAGCGCGCGCAAGGCGGCCAAGCGGACCCGCTACGCCGCCGAGGCGGCGAAGCCCGCGCTGGGCCGGCCGGCGAAGAAGTTCGCCAAACGCATGAAGGCCGTACAGAGCCTGCTCGGCGACCATCAGGACAGCGTGGTGGCCCGCGACGCCCTGCGCGCCCTGGCGATCCAGGCGCACGCGGCCGGGGAGCCGTCATTCGTCTGGGGGCTTCTGCACGGACAGGAAGCGGCGAGCGCCGCCGCACGGGAGAGGGAACTTCCCGGGGTGTGGGCGAAGGCATCGGCGGCCGGACTGCGGACGGCACTGGGCGGCTGAGCGCCGGGGTACGCTGGATGGTCCCCCCTGCCAGCCCAGCGAAAGTCGCCGAGATGTCTGTCGAGTCGGTCTTCCCCCGCCTGGAAGCCCTCCTGCCTCACGTGCAGAAGCCCATCCAGTACGTGGGCGGAGAGCTCAACTCCACCGTGAAGGACTGGGAGTCCTGCGACGTCCGCTGGGCTCTGATGTACCCGGACGCCTACGAGGTCGGCCTGCCCAACCAGGGCGTCATGATCCTCTACGAGGTGCTCAACGAGCGCGAGGGCGTCCTGGCCGAGCGCACGTACAGCGTGTGGCCCGACCTCGAGGAGCTGATGCGCGAGCACCGGGTCCCGCAGTTCACGGTGGACGCGCACCGGCCGGTCAAGGCGTTCGACGTCTTCGGCCTGAGCTTCTCCACGGAGCTCGGCTACACCAACATGCTCACCGCCCTCGACCTCGCGGGCATTCCGCTGGACTCCAAGGACCGCGGTATCGACGACCCGATCGTCCTCGCGGGCGGTCATGCGGCCTTCAACCCGGAGCCGATCGCGGACTTCATCGACTGCGCGGTGATCGGCGACGGTGAGCAGGCCGTTCTGGAGATCACCGAGATCGTGCGCGCCTGGAAGGCCGAAGGCCGTCCGGGCGGCCGTGACGAGGTGCTCTTCCGGCTCTCCAGGACCGGTGGCGTCTACGTTCCGCGCTTCTACGACGTCGAGTACCTGCCCGACGGCCGGATCGGCCGCGTGGTGCCCAACAGGTCCGGCGTTCCGTGGCGTGTCTCCAAGCACACCGTGATGGACCTCGACGAGTGGCCCTACCCCAAGCAGCCCCTGGTGCCGCTGGCCGAGACCGTCCATGAGCGGATGTCGGTCGAGATCTTCCGGGGCTGTACCCGCGGCTGCCGTTTCTGCCAGGCCGGCATGATCACGCGCCCCGTCCGGGAGCGAAGCATCACCGGCATCGGCGACATGGTCGACAAGGGGCTCAAGGCGACCGGATTCGAGGAGGTCGGTCTGCTGTCGCTGTCGTCCGCCGACCACAGCGAGATCGGTGACATCGCCAAGGGACTTGCCGACCGTTACACCGAGGACAAGATCGGCCTTTCCCTGCCGTCCACCCGGGTGGACGCCTTCAATGTCGATCTGGCCAACGAGCTGACCCGCAACGGCCGCAGGTCCGGGCTGACGTTCGCCCCCGAAGGCGGCTCCGAGCGCCTGCGCAAGGTCATCAACAAGATGGTCTCGGAGGAGGACCTGATCCGCACGGTCTCCACCGCGTACGGCAACGGCTGGCGCCAGGTGAAGCTGTACTTCATGTGCGGGCTGCCCACCGAGACGGACGAGGACGTCCTGCAGATCGGCGACATGGCGGTCAACGTCATCGCCGAGGGCCGCAAGGTGTCAGGCCAGAACGACATCCGCTGCACCGTGTCCATCGGCGGTTTCGTGCCCAAGCCGCACACCCCGTTCCAGTGGGCCCCGCAGCTCTCCGCCGAGGAGACCGACGCCCGGCTGACCAAGCTGCGCGACAAGATCCGCGGCGACAAGAAGTACGGCCGCTCGATCGGCTTCCGCTACCACGACGGCAAGCCCGGCATCGTCGAGGGACTGCTCTCGCGCGGTGACCGGCGGGTCGGCTCGGTCATCCGCGCGGTGTACGAGGGCGGCGGCCGCTTCGACGGCTGGCGCGAGTACTTCAGCTACGACCGCTGGATGAAGGCCGCCGAGCAGACGCTCCCGGACTTCGGCGTGGACGTGGACTGGTACACCACCAGGGAGCGCACCTACGAAGAGGTGCTGCCCTGGGACCACCTGGACTCCGGTCTCGACAAGGAATGGCTCTGGGCGGACTGGCAGGACTCGCTCGACGAGACCGAGGTCGAGGACTGCCGCTGGACCCCGTGCTTCGACTGCGGTGTGTGCCCGCAGCTGGATCTCGACATCCAGATCGGCCCGACCGGCAAGAAACTGCTGCCGCTGACCGTCGTCAAGTAACACCGGCGTCGCTCACCGGGTAACACCTGCGTCACTCCAGCCCGGCCACGGAACCCCGTGGCCGGGCAGCGTCGTCCGGGGGGACATGGTGGAACTCGAGAGACCGCGGTAGCAGGGGCCCGAGGGCTGCCTGACCGCGGCGATCAGGGTCCTGGTGCGGATCGTGGTCCTGGCGCTGGTGCTCCCCGTACGGATCTGCTGGGACGCCCTTGCCCTCTGCGGCCGGACGCTGCGCCGGGCCGGCGCCGGGCTGGGCCGGCTGTCGTACGCGTACCTCGTCGCCCCGGTCGGTCACGCGGCCGCGTTCCTGGCCGAGCTCCTGTTCGTCCGGCCCTGGGCCGCGGTCCACCGCCATCTGCTGACGCCACTGGCTCACGCCGCCGTCCGGCTGCTGAGGATGCTGGTGGTGCCTGCGGTGTGTGGGTTCCGGCCCGGAAGGCCGCCGCGGAGGCGGGCCGCAGCGCCCGCGCCGCGCTTCGCTCCGCGCGCGAAACCGTGCGGCGGACCCGGCGGGACGCCTGGCACGTTCTGGTCGGCGGGGACGGTCCACGCGAGGTACGGGAACCGGTTGTGCCCGCTGCGCGTACTC contains:
- the mrdA gene encoding penicillin-binding protein 2 gives rise to the protein MSNIPETGRTSRVRIRLVVIQILVFSLLLTLGGRLWYLQIRNGDEYTAEAKNNHVQQVVQPAVRGSILDSRGTPLADNETRLVVSANRTSLMKMSDDGKAVLTRLAGVLGMKPAEVIAKVRLCDAKTPKPCWNGSPYQPIPVTEDATTQQALQIRERTEDFPGITAEPTAVRTYPGTGGLNAAQVLGYLGPVTDDEVAKSGKTDNPLLRSDQVGRAGLESTYDQQLRGKSGVTRYEVDNLGRVIGKAGQTPSQPGSSLITSIDSRVQAITEKELATAMKNLRKTWDSVTHSNYKADSGAAVVMNVHTGQIIAMASAPTYDPNVWGGGISAKNYDKLTKASSNYPLLNRAIQGQSAPGSTFKVISTSAAINAGYTPDGGYPCTSSMTIGNREFKNFEGENFGPISLGKALEVSCDTVFYHLAYDQWKKDGGNNPKHPKDWFFKTAHEFGLGKKTGIDLPNELAGRVPDRAWKQAYWEANKDFWCKQGKKDGSYVQQIEYENCTDGNHLRAGDSVNYAIGQGDTLLTPIQEATIYSAIANGGTMYKPSVGKAVVSADGKSVQPLKPRVAGKLPDSKQTVSYINKALEGVVTSGTAAWQFGGWPQDKITLHAKTGTAEVAGKQTTSWLSTYTKDYAIVMTISQGGTGSGGSGPAVRKIYEAMYGLDSKGKQNLKKAIMPKPQTALPKINKDGAIVSPKIAPAGPNPRKVPANSSRQLAGALGRRD
- a CDS encoding TIGR03960 family B12-binding radical SAM protein, translating into MSVESVFPRLEALLPHVQKPIQYVGGELNSTVKDWESCDVRWALMYPDAYEVGLPNQGVMILYEVLNEREGVLAERTYSVWPDLEELMREHRVPQFTVDAHRPVKAFDVFGLSFSTELGYTNMLTALDLAGIPLDSKDRGIDDPIVLAGGHAAFNPEPIADFIDCAVIGDGEQAVLEITEIVRAWKAEGRPGGRDEVLFRLSRTGGVYVPRFYDVEYLPDGRIGRVVPNRSGVPWRVSKHTVMDLDEWPYPKQPLVPLAETVHERMSVEIFRGCTRGCRFCQAGMITRPVRERSITGIGDMVDKGLKATGFEEVGLLSLSSADHSEIGDIAKGLADRYTEDKIGLSLPSTRVDAFNVDLANELTRNGRRSGLTFAPEGGSERLRKVINKMVSEEDLIRTVSTAYGNGWRQVKLYFMCGLPTETDEDVLQIGDMAVNVIAEGRKVSGQNDIRCTVSIGGFVPKPHTPFQWAPQLSAEETDARLTKLRDKIRGDKKYGRSIGFRYHDGKPGIVEGLLSRGDRRVGSVIRAVYEGGGRFDGWREYFSYDRWMKAAEQTLPDFGVDVDWYTTRERTYEEVLPWDHLDSGLDKEWLWADWQDSLDETEVEDCRWTPCFDCGVCPQLDLDIQIGPTGKKLLPLTVVK
- the mreD gene encoding rod shape-determining protein MreD, with protein sequence MRLNRMLLSATLVVVALMIQVSVLARLQLPGAVPDLVLLTVVALALVYGHVGGALVGFGAGLLADLAPPADHAAGRYALVLCVVGYAAGLAKPESGRIRSATGPMAVVVAAAIGSTLLYAGVGALVGDTAARHVGIAGLLFSAAVYDLLLAPFTVPFIMALARRAENDPLADSQGTGAGGDVATGWLATGTGLRIGNQRGVLRMRAARSRAARAGRIKGVKRL
- a CDS encoding CYTH and CHAD domain-containing protein produces the protein MADTKREIERKYEATGEQRLPELTRVPGVSGVIDRGVAELDAVYYDTADQRLAAGDVTLRRRTGGGDAGWHLKLPVAPDVRDEIRAPLADTVPAELSALVRARTRGAALAPVMRLRSSRDVRHLVDGKGALLAELSVDTVRADRLAGGSGSVSWTEIEVELADDGDPAILDAVDKRLRKAGINPSASASKLARALAETATAGQEGPRPQEPGTATAGGQVLGYLRAQAEAIVAHDSAVRRELPDSVHRMRVATRRLRSAFRSYRKHLDRTVTAPLADELKWLAAELGADRDQEVLAERLTAGIAAVPETLLLGPVRGRLRLWAVAGRTRTRRGTLAVLDSARYLALLESLAALLDDPPLRPAAALPAGQALPHAILRDYDRLAGRVEYALGLPPGPERDIAMHSARKAAKRTRYAAEAAKPALGRPAKKFAKRMKAVQSLLGDHQDSVVARDALRALAIQAHAAGEPSFVWGLLHGQEAASAAARERELPGVWAKASAAGLRTALGG
- the rodA gene encoding rod shape-determining protein RodA; amino-acid sequence: MGGFSVARYAPDRGAWSKLTARDSLVRRLDWPLLMASLALSFIGSLLVYSATRGRDSLTHGDPYYFLLRHAMNTGIGLALMIGTIWLGHRTLRGAVPVLYGISVVLVLAVLSPLGQTVNGAHAWIVIGGGFSLQPSEFTKITIILGMAMILASRVDAGDQDHPDHRTVAKSLGVAAIPILIIMLMPDLGSVMVIAMIVLGVLLASGASNRWVLGLLGTGVVGAVGVWKAGLLDEYQIARFAAFANPALDPAGVGYNTNQARIAIGSGGLHGTGLFHGSQTTGQFVPEQQTDFVFTVAGEELGFLGAGLILVLLGVVLWRACRIARETTELYGTVVAAGIIAWFAFQAFENIGMTLGIMPVAGLPLPFVSYGGSSMFAVWVAIGLLQSIRVQRPITA